In a single window of the Rhodamnia argentea isolate NSW1041297 chromosome 2, ASM2092103v1, whole genome shotgun sequence genome:
- the LOC125313974 gene encoding (-)-germacrene D synthase-like yields MAQVSAIPPSSPSKGTGHAVGRRSAGYHPSIWGDYFLKYASPSNSVKFKFLGTVEGQIEEPKGEVGKMLAGIVDKPLQKLHLIDQIQRPGIEYHFECEVNEQLEQIHKSYSRLYREDFKVDDLHMVALIFRLLRQQGYYVPSEVFNKFKDSEGNFRESLITDVRGLLSLYEACHLRCHGDSILDEALPFAITHLESIDKSKVSTILAKQVSHALKQPLHKGFPRLEARHYIPLYQEEPSHDEVLLALAKLDFNLLQEQHQKELGKITRWWKDIDVPRKFPFARDRIVELFFWTLGVYFEPEFAMAGEILTKVISMTSILDDIYDVYGAPEELALLTEAIQKWDVDAMDGLPEYMQAYYKELLHVYEYIGNEVAAKGRSYRHVYAKEVMKKLARAYFQEAKWFHNNYIPTLEEYMPLQLITSGYGMSTTTSLVGMGDVVTEHAFEWSVGDCKIVKATQTVGRLMDDISSHQFERERGHVVSAVELLMKYRSLSEREAEEELQKGVIDAWKDMNEEFLRPTAVPAPILTRALNLSRVADVIYTDGDNYTHSRTKLKDIVTSLFVAPLPM; encoded by the exons atggcgCAAGTTTCAGCGATTCCACCTTCTTCTCCGAGTAAAGGAACGGGCCACGCGGTCGGACGTCGGTCGGCCGGTTATCATCCGAGCATATGGGGGGATTACTTTCTTAAATACGCTTCTCCCTCCAACTCGGTG AAGTTCAAATTCCTTGGAACCGTGGAGGGACAAATTGAGGAACCGAAAGGAGAGGTCGGGAAGATGCTGGCTGGTATCGTGGATAAGCCTTTACAAAAGCTTCACTTGATTGATCAAATCCAACGCCCGGGAATTGAGTACCATTTCGAGTGTGAAGTAAATGAGCAATTAGAACAGATCCACAAAAGTTACTCTCGGCTTTATCGTGAAGATTTTAAGGTAGATGACCTTCACATGGTCGCTCTTATCTTTCGATTGCTGCGACAACAAGGTTACTACGTCCCATCGG AGGTCTTTAACAAATTCAAGGATAGTGAAGGCAACTTCAGAGAATCGCTCATCACCGATGTACGGGGATTGCTAAGCCTATATGAAGCTTGCCATCTAAGGTGTCATGGCGATTCTATCTTGGACGAAGCACTTCCTTTTGCTATAACTCATCTTGAATCGATCGATAAAAGCAAAGTGAGCACTATTCTCGCGAAACAAGTGAGTCATGCCCTAAAGCAGCCGCTTCACAAGGGATTTCCAAGGCTCGAGGCGAGGCATTACATTCCACTCTACCAAGAAGAGCCTTCACATGACGAAGTCTTGCTCGCCTTGGCTAAACTAGATTTCAACTTACTACAAGAGCAACACCAGAAGGAACTTGGCAAGATTACTAG GTGGTGGAAGGATATAGATGTTCCGAGGAAGTTCCCCTTCGCTAGAGACAGGATTGTGGAGTTGTTCTTCTGGACCTTGGGAGTATATTTCGAGCCGGAGTTCGCGATGGCCGGAGAGATACTAACCAAAGTGATCTCCATGACTTCCATTCTCGACGATATCTACGACGTCTATGGCGCGCCGGAAGAACTTGCCCTCCTCACCGAAGCAATCCAGAA GTGGGACGTTGATGCCATGGATGGATTACCGGAGTACATGCAAGCTTATTACAAGGAGCTCCTCCATGTCTATGAATACATTGGGAATGAAGTGGCCGCAAAAGGGAGATCGTACCGCCACGTCTACGCGAAAGAAGTC atgaagaagcTCGCGAGGGCGTACTTCCAGGAAGCCAAATGGTTCCATAACAATTACATACCGACACTGGAGGAGTACATGCCCCTTCAACTAATAACCTCTGGCTACGGCATGTCGACGACGACATCGCTCGTGGGAATGGGCGATGTGGTCACCGAACATGCTTTTGAATGGTCGGTTGGCGACTGCAAGATTGTGAAGGCTACACAAACCGTCGGTAGGCTCATGGACGACATTTCCTCTCACCAG TTTGAGCGGGAGAGGGGGCATGTCGTATCTGCGGTGGAGCTGCTCATGAAATACCGCAGCCTCTCGGAGCGGGAAGCCGAGGAGGAACTCCAGAAAGGAGTCATCGACGCGTGGAAGGACATGAATGAAGAGTTCCTTCGTCCGACAGCGGTCCCGGCCCCGATCCTCACCCGAGCGCTCAATTTGTCGCGGGTGGCGGATGTGATATACACCGATGGAGATAATTACACCCATTCTAGAACCAAGCTCAAAGATATTGTGACATCGCTCTTCGTCGCTCCCTTGCCGATGTGA